One segment of Candidatus Zixiibacteriota bacterium DNA contains the following:
- a CDS encoding RNA-binding protein has translation MNIYIGNLSFDTTEDQLRQAFEDFGEVSTVNIISDKYTGKPRGFAFVEMAVKDEAAAAISGLNGQELNGRELNVNEAKPRAQGGNRQGGSKGYRKSY, from the coding sequence ATGAATATCTACATCGGCAACTTGTCGTTCGATACGACAGAAGATCAATTACGCCAGGCCTTTGAGGATTTTGGTGAAGTTTCAACCGTCAACATTATTTCGGACAAATACACTGGAAAGCCGAGAGGTTTTGCGTTTGTAGAGATGGCGGTTAAGGACGAAGCCGCCGCTGCCATAAGCGGCCTTAACGGCCAGGAGTTGAACGGTCGCGAGTTGAATGTCAACGAAGCGAAACCGCGCGCCCAGGGCGGCAACCGCCAGGGTGGTAGTAAAGGCTATCGCAAGTCGTACTAA
- a CDS encoding radical SAM protein, protein MRKLKIGIIDLVAKAPTRTLWMRVMGANFVSIMPQVIAAWCEGQGHEVTLVTYTGRENLVKELPENVDLVFISSFTEAALLAYALSNLFQSRGAVTALGGPHARCYPQDAQKYFDYVLGFTDENLIMEILRDCTRQQPFGLHLSADHHPVRLPGVRERWKFIERTLRKAPFIKIVPLLSSLGCPYTCDFCIDSTVPYQPLAMDALKEDLRFLLGKFKRPRVAWHDPNFGVRFDQCMTAIEEVVPPGRIDFIAESTLSLLSEARVKRLKHNGFKALLPGIESWFEMGKKSKTGNNTGMDKVKMVADHVNMILRYIPYVQTNHIFGLDGDEGSEPFELTKRFLDLSPGAFPAYSMLSAFGQAAPLNLKFQQANRVLPFPFHFLSNIQMNIKPKNYSWSEFYDHIIDVTKYSYSTRLILRRFLANGETIPRWLNIVRGLSSEHFGRVKYFSEIRRQLDTDRPFRRFFEQETADIPQYFMEKIRLDLGEFWDWLPSGAIQHDPNAYLLSQPKTGPVCSPAVPGLAFD, encoded by the coding sequence ATGCGCAAGCTGAAAATCGGGATTATCGACCTGGTCGCTAAAGCTCCGACGCGGACTCTCTGGATGCGCGTCATGGGTGCCAATTTCGTCAGCATCATGCCTCAGGTCATCGCCGCCTGGTGTGAAGGTCAGGGCCATGAAGTCACGCTGGTTACCTATACCGGCCGGGAAAATCTCGTCAAAGAATTACCGGAAAATGTGGACTTGGTTTTTATCAGTTCCTTCACCGAGGCCGCCTTGCTGGCCTATGCCCTCAGCAATCTGTTTCAATCTCGAGGTGCGGTCACTGCCCTTGGGGGCCCTCACGCCCGCTGCTATCCCCAGGATGCCCAGAAGTACTTCGACTATGTGTTGGGATTCACCGATGAAAATCTAATCATGGAAATCCTGCGTGATTGTACCCGACAGCAGCCCTTTGGTTTGCATCTCTCGGCCGATCACCATCCGGTTCGGTTGCCGGGTGTGAGGGAGCGATGGAAATTCATAGAGCGGACTCTCCGCAAGGCACCCTTTATCAAAATAGTCCCTCTCCTGAGCAGTCTGGGTTGCCCGTATACCTGTGACTTCTGTATCGACTCCACCGTCCCTTATCAGCCATTGGCTATGGACGCTTTGAAAGAAGACCTGCGTTTTCTGCTTGGTAAATTCAAGCGTCCCCGGGTGGCGTGGCATGATCCGAATTTCGGGGTTCGCTTTGATCAATGTATGACGGCCATAGAGGAAGTAGTTCCACCGGGCCGCATCGACTTCATCGCTGAATCAACCCTGTCACTGCTTTCCGAGGCCCGTGTAAAACGACTGAAGCATAATGGCTTCAAGGCCTTATTACCGGGTATCGAATCATGGTTCGAGATGGGGAAAAAGTCGAAAACAGGAAATAATACGGGAATGGACAAAGTTAAAATGGTCGCTGATCATGTCAACATGATCCTGCGATATATCCCCTATGTCCAGACCAATCACATTTTCGGACTCGATGGTGATGAGGGATCGGAACCGTTCGAGCTTACCAAGCGATTCCTGGACCTCAGTCCGGGGGCTTTTCCCGCTTATTCGATGCTTTCGGCCTTTGGCCAGGCGGCTCCGCTCAACCTGAAATTCCAGCAGGCAAATCGAGTCCTGCCGTTTCCCTTTCACTTCCTCAGCAACATCCAGATGAATATTAAACCGAAAAATTATTCCTGGTCGGAGTTTTATGATCATATTATCGATGTCACGAAATACTCGTATTCCACCCGTCTGATCCTGCGACGGTTTCTGGCAAATGGAGAGACAATTCCAAGATGGCTGAATATCGTTCGCGGGCTGTCGTCAGAGCACTTTGGTCGAGTCAAATACTTCAGCGAGATACGGAGACAACTGGACACCGACCGACCATTCCGGCGCTTCTTCGAACAGGAAACGGCGGATATCCCTCAATACTTTATGGAAAAAATACGTTTGGATCTTGGCGAATTTTGGGATTGGTTGCCGAGCGGCGCAATACAACACGATCCCAATGCTTATCTGCTGTCACAGCCAAAGACAGGACCGGTTTGCAGCCCTGCGGTCCCCGGTCTGGCCTTTGACTGA